The following proteins are encoded in a genomic region of Coffea eugenioides isolate CCC68of chromosome 6, Ceug_1.0, whole genome shotgun sequence:
- the LOC113775461 gene encoding peptidyl-prolyl cis-trans isomerase FKBP16-3, chloroplastic isoform X2, producing MASTSILLPSGPACITSFKTKQQTTTKSQMQGVTIRCSSSGLRVQDATASQCGKVCSINRRDVLGMAFGLSSILLFSFSSEAAGLPPEQKPRLCDDDCEKELENVAANYVAMVPSGQIFDSSLEKGQPYIFRVGSGQVIKGLDEGILSMRVGGKRRLYIPGSLAFPKGLNSAPGRPRVAAYSPVIFDVSLEYIPGLELEEE from the exons GTCCTGCATGTATTACAAGTTTCAAAACCAAGCAGCAAACAACCACAAAGAGCCAAATGCAAGGTGTTACTATACGTTGCTCAAGTTCAGGGCTCAGAGTACAAGATGCCACTGCTTCACAATGTGGAAAAGTGTGTTCGATCAATCGTAGAGATGTGCTAGGGATGGCTTTTGGTCTCTCAAGTATcctattattttcattttcttctgaAGCAGCTGGGTTGCCTCCAGAGCAAAAACCAAGATTGTGTGATGATGATTGCGAGAAAGAGCTTGAAAAT GTGGCTGCTAATTATGTTGCCATGGTACCATCTGGGCAGATATTTGACAG TTCACTGGAGAAAGGTCAGCCTTATATTTTCCGCGTTGGATCTGGTCAG GTGATCAAGGGACTCGATGAAGGGATCCTGAGCATGAGAGTTGGGGGCAAACGCCGTCTCTACATTCCAGGATCA CTGGCATTTCCAAAAGGCCTCAATTCTGCTCCAGGAAGGCCAAGAGTAGCTGCTTATAGCCCAGTCATATTTGATGTGAGTTTGGAGTACATACCAGGCCTCGAATTGGAAGAGGAATGA
- the LOC113775461 gene encoding peptidyl-prolyl cis-trans isomerase FKBP16-3, chloroplastic isoform X1, with product MASTSILLPSGPACITSFKTKQQTTTKSQMQGVTIRCSSSGLRVQDATASQCGKVCSINRRDVLGMAFGLSSILLFSFSSEAAGLPPEQKPRLCDDDCEKELENVPMVTTESGLQYKDIKVGGGPSPPVGFQVAANYVAMVPSGQIFDSSLEKGQPYIFRVGSGQVIKGLDEGILSMRVGGKRRLYIPGSLAFPKGLNSAPGRPRVAAYSPVIFDVSLEYIPGLELEEE from the exons GTCCTGCATGTATTACAAGTTTCAAAACCAAGCAGCAAACAACCACAAAGAGCCAAATGCAAGGTGTTACTATACGTTGCTCAAGTTCAGGGCTCAGAGTACAAGATGCCACTGCTTCACAATGTGGAAAAGTGTGTTCGATCAATCGTAGAGATGTGCTAGGGATGGCTTTTGGTCTCTCAAGTATcctattattttcattttcttctgaAGCAGCTGGGTTGCCTCCAGAGCAAAAACCAAGATTGTGTGATGATGATTGCGAGAAAGAGCTTGAAAAT GTACCTATGGTAACTACTGAGTCGGGTCTGCAGTACAAAGATATTAAAGTTGGTGGTGGCCCTAGTCCCCCCGTTGGCTTTCAG GTGGCTGCTAATTATGTTGCCATGGTACCATCTGGGCAGATATTTGACAG TTCACTGGAGAAAGGTCAGCCTTATATTTTCCGCGTTGGATCTGGTCAG GTGATCAAGGGACTCGATGAAGGGATCCTGAGCATGAGAGTTGGGGGCAAACGCCGTCTCTACATTCCAGGATCA CTGGCATTTCCAAAAGGCCTCAATTCTGCTCCAGGAAGGCCAAGAGTAGCTGCTTATAGCCCAGTCATATTTGATGTGAGTTTGGAGTACATACCAGGCCTCGAATTGGAAGAGGAATGA